Within Plasmodium reichenowi strain SY57 chromosome 3, whole genome shotgun sequence, the genomic segment atgttcaaaatatttattatctttttggtataccttttaaaaaatcaaatCTATCCCTATAATTATTCctatatatacatatatatataaaaaaaaaaaagacaaaaaaattaaagtGCATTACAAAGGATATCcacatgtatatatatttacttatgtatgtacttatatatatatatatatatatatgttttttttttttttttttttttttttttatttatttgttcaaattttgttttattatttaccaaaatattttttcgTGAGCTTGAGCTTGAACAATTAAATATCCTAAATAAAGACccttcaaaaaaataaaacaaaataaatataattcaagagtatatacatatatatatgtatatatttgtatgtACGTGatcaatataaaatatagattttcttttatatatatatatatatatatatatatatgtatccCTTTCTTTATGcttaataaatattattcatatgtatATCATCTCATACTTGTATTTCTTCTGGTTTGCAAAAGTCCATAGGGAAAACATCAAATTGTATTTTATCATATGGTGATATAACTATGGGATGTCCCCTTGTATGAATAAACCTAAAAGCATAACacacacaaaaaaaaaatatacatatatataaaaaaaatatatacatacatacatatatatatatatatatatatatatatatatatatatatatatatatatatttattaccATGCTATTCCCAAATATAACTTCCTCCAtgtaaaattaatatatttattttcaaatTCTGGAGTTTTGAAATCAAACATTAAATAGtctaaaatatttcttcttaTAAAATGAAACTTCGCATCGATATCTCCCATTCTAATTtgattaatatatgaacCTTTAAAACAGAAaagacatatatatatatatatatgtatataatatttccttttagtcttttcatatatttcatttgatattatcttttttttttttttttttttttgttcttatTTCGCCTACCTAATGGCATACCATGCCATTCAACTGGCCACAAATCATCatctaaaaataaaataaatatataaatattatatacacacatttatatgttggaagaacaaaattaaaagaatcattacataaagaaaaaaaaaaaaaaaaaatttttttattacattatGAATTCCCTTtctacatttttataatttttttttttttttacgtACTTGGAATAACAAAATTGGAATTTATAGAATTGAAGTCTACAAGATCTAACTTctcattttcttcatcttcCTTGAATTTTTCGTATCTTTCTTTATTCATATCAATATACAAATCCTAAgagggaaaaaaaaagaaatagaAACTAGTCTCCACACTNNNNNNNNNNNNNNNNNNNNNNNNNNNNNNNNNNNNNNNNNNNNNNNNNNNNNNNNNNNNNNNNNNNNNNNNNNNNNNNNNNNNNNNNNNNNNNNNNNNNAAAAAAAGGTAGCcaaaaatatatcacaTTTTTTACAACTAACCATTTATCAAAATCATAAGAATGTGCCCCTTCAATTTCCTTTCgagtatataaaaaaaatttcttcTCTTTCTTGCTTTCTTCTAGgaagttaaaaaaaaaaagaaaaagaaataatcatataaataaatacatgggttaaaataaaataaaggtaaaatatataattttttaataaaaaatacaaacGTACCATCTCCAAAGGGTGACGTTCCTTTAACATACAAATCATAATTTTGATTgctttttttaaatttcatacaaaatttaaaataatcGTCTAACTCATCGTCCTTAAcattattgtatatattgtCGTAGTagtaattataatgaaaattaaaatttttatcttttttgagatcatacaaaatatatttgagAATGCCTTTTTTTCGAACACTCTTGTTTGAATGTTTAGGTAAGGTACTCTATCatgagaaaaaataataaattaataatttaataatactCAAATGgttatacatacataaataaataaataaatatatatatatatatatatattaaatcatTAGTGCTGTATAATTCAttgtatatacatatattctttaatttttttttttttttttttttgtcgATGCAGTACTTGTTCATTTATTTGAGGTACAAATTTATATAGGGCCAAAAAATCCTTTACATTTTCCGTTTTTTTATctaacaaaaatataatatatatatatatatatatatatgttgtatatttatatgctTTTATAGGGTTTATGTTTTATCATAAATGAAATgaatattatgtaaattaCCTTTTgtctttttaatatatggAGAGAACAATTCTTTGCGCACTTCTTGTCTTTCGTCAATGTcataattcatattttcttcaGCTTCAcaaagataataaaataatatgtattacatatatatatatatatatatatatgtttctatttatttatacatgtgtatatatcatcatttattCGGTCCCTCACTTGACAACTTAGACATGGATGTTATTTCAACATCTTCCATTTCATAATTTTGTATCTCCTCTTCATctgtaaaaaataagtaaacattattaaaaataatataaaattgttACTGTTgctttatatatatttatatatatttttttttatttttttattttcattattttatgtattacTAAATATGGTTTCTACAGGGaattccattttttttaaaataaaataaatgtactttttttttttgtcactcttttcatttttaatatcttGTAATTTTTTCCACAGTTTAAAATTCTTTAAATCTAAAATAAGGGATatacaaaagaaaaaaaaaaaaaaaaaaaaaaaaacaaaaaaaatgttattcgttttttattttattgaaTTATAAAACGTATACATAACAAATTTGTTTACTTTCATTGTCTTCAACATTAAGAATGTAATTCTTTGGAATGTTTAAATTATTGTATAATTTCTATAATAAGgtaaatatgtatacatacatatatatatatgtatatatatatatatatatatatatatatatatatatatatatatttatatttatatatatttatttatgataTACCTTATATTCTAGTAGAGCTAACACAACTGTGTTTATATTTGAGATATCCTTTTGTGTAACaactataaaaaaaaaaaaaaaaaaaaattaataatatacataacaTTAAAAggtattatatatatatatatatatatacatatacatatatatgtgtgtatatatttactaaTTGTCATATATTTGTTGTGTCtccttatatattttaccTTCTTCgtatttaattttttctcttCCTTTATATAGTCTGCGAGTTCTATTTGTTAAGAATCTAAAAcatttatcattatttatgaTGTACGAAAGAACATAAGGATCTTTTTTAACAcatgatataaaatactTGTTCAACAAAATgtataacaaaaaaatggTTCCAAGTGTATTTATCATTCTCTCATtagaaaaatgaaatttCTAAAcatccaaaaaaaaaaataaaaataaaaatatatatatgtacacGGAGAGAAGAATACATGGTTATATCTTTTTGGAGactaaaaaaatttcacataaaaaaatacgaaaaaaaaaaaaaaaaaaaaaaaaaaactatatatataaatatatatatatatatatatatatatttatttatttatttatattataatttctttatttttgatttttcCTTAAAATCCAATTCATAAAAACTTTCTATGCTTTATTAATAGGAAcgtatataaaatatatatatatatatatatatgtgatgaatataaaacaagtgtatacattatttatatactcATAGAAAGGAATTAAAAttcaaaaattaaaatatgaaagtaaaaatgtttaaccatataaaataaaaaaaaataaaaaaaataaaaaaaggatccgatttgtatatattttatgaaaatgatttttttttttttctttttctatttctaatttatttgtttaatattaaattgtgttatttattttttatttattacaatttttttttttttttttgtttttttttgtttttttttgtgttttGGGATATTTAAGAAAGGGTGATATGGAAATTAGTAAAGTGTGTTTAAGATGTATTTAAAgaatgtttatatttacatttcttcatgtttcattttatttgatatatGTTTTTCATTGCATCTTTTAAAGATGAAGTACAAGAATCatatgaacaatatgaaaggagttacattttttttgaggagtcctaatatatataggaaaagatttaaaagatccagaataaaaaatgtttcttttaaaaaaaaacaaaaaaatcCTCTCTTTCTTTTTGAGAATTTGAAGAAGGGCTTTTCTTTCTTAGGGTTTTGGAGAAACCAATATGATCAAGTAAataagagaaaaaaaaataaaataaaataaaataaaataaaataaaaaaaaaaaaatcataaagttatatatatatatatatatatatatattaaaatatatgatcaATTNNNNNNNNNNNNNNNNNNNNNNNNNNNNNNNNNNNNNNNNNNNNNNNNNNNNNNNNNNNNNNNNNNNNNNNNNNNNNNNNNNNNNNNNNNNNNNNNNNNNNNNNNNNNNNNNNNNNNNNNNNNNNNNNNNNNNNNNNNNNNNNNNNNNNNNNNNNNNNNNNNNNNNNNNNNNNNNNNNNNNNNNNNNNNNNNNNNNNNNNNNNNNNNNNNNNNNNNNNNNNNNNNNNNNNNNNNNNNNNNNNNNNNNNNNNNNNNNNNNNNNNNNNNNNNNNNNNNNNNNNNNNNNNNNNNNNNNNNNNNNNNNNNNNNNNNNNNNNNNNNNNNNNNNNNNNNNNNNNNNNNNNNNNNNNNNNNNNNNNNNNNNNNNNNNNNNNNNNNNNNNNNNNNNNNNNNNNNNNNNNNNNNNNNNNNNNNNNNNNNNNNNNNNNNNNNNNNNNNNNNNNNNNNNNNNNNNNNNNNNNNNNNNNNNNNNNNNNNNNNNNNNNNNNNNNNNNNNNNNNNNNNNNNNNNNNNNNNNNNNNNNNNNNNNNNNNNNNNNNNNNNNNNNNNNNNNNNNNNNNNNNNNNNNNNNNNNNNNNNNNNNNNNNNNNNNNNNNNNNNNNNNNNNNNNNNNNNNNNNNNNNNNNNNNNNNNNNNNNNNNNNNNNNNNNNNNNNNNNNNNNNNNNNNNNNNNNNNNNNNNNNNNNNNNNNNNNNNNNNNNNNNNNNNNNNNNNNNNNNNNNNNNNNNNNNNNNNNNNNNNNNNNNNNNNNNNNNNNNNNNNNNNNNNNNNNNNNNNNNNNNNNNNNNNNNNNNNNNNNNNNNNNNNNNNNNNNNNNNNNNNNNNNNNNNNNNNNNNNNNNNNNNNNNNNNNNNNNNNNNNNNNNNNNNNNNNNNNNNNNNNNNNNNNNNNNNNNNNNNNNNNNNNNNNNNNNNNNNNNNNNNNNNNNNNNNNNNNNNNNNNNNNNNNNNNNNNNNNNNNNNNNNNNNNNNNNNNNNNNNNNNNNNNNNNNNNNNNNNNNaatttttttttttttttttttttttttttttttttttttatgttataatatattagaaaGGATTTATGAAGAATGTGTAGGAGATCtgataagaaaaaaaatcGAAAGATACAATTTATATTGTgaaaagaagaagataaaatttaatatgaaagatgcaataaaaaaaatggagatcaatattaaagatgatgatttatatttcaattatcattataatgAATTATTAAGATGTTTTACTATGAAGTTAAATAtagaaagaaataataaaaatataataagaagtaattatgataatataaataatgatataagTGTTGATAAAGATATGTATATGAATAATCATGTAGATgttaatataaacaatatatccttagatgaaaaaattaaagagCAATTTGAAAATCCAGATGatgaaaatttaaaagaattaaaagatACATATGAACAATTCCAACtttttaatgataatataataaaatatattgaagaagatcaacaattatataatattaatgatgataataataataa encodes:
- a CDS encoding hypothetical protein (conserved Plasmodium protein, unknown function~part of same gene as PRSY57_0313100B~gap found within coding sequence); protein product: MYLKNVYIYISSCFILFDICFSLHLLKMKYKNHMNNMKGVTFFLRSPNIYRKRFKRSRIKNVSFKKKQKNPLFLFENLKKGFSFLGFWRNQYDQ
- a CDS encoding hypothetical protein (conserved Plasmodium protein, unknown function~part of same gene as PRSY57_0313000B.2, PRSY57_0313000A~transcript variant 1; alternatively spliced~gap found within coding sequence), coding for DLYIDMNKERYEKFKEDEENEKLDLVDFNSINSNFVIPNDDLWPVEWHGMPLGSYINQIRMGDIDAKFHFIRRNILDYLMFDFKTPEFENKYINFTWRKLYLGIAWFIHTRGHPIVISPYDKIQFDVFPMDFCKPEEIQGLYLGYLIVQAQAHEKIFWNNYRDRFDFLKGLEINIRSADDLIF
- a CDS encoding hypothetical protein (conserved Plasmodium protein, unknown function~part of same gene as PRSY57_0313000B.1, PRSY57_0313000B.2~gap found within coding sequence), whose amino-acid sequence is MINTLGTIFLLYILLNKYFISCVKKDPYVLSYIINNDKCFRFLTNRTRRLYKGREKIKYEEVVTQKDISNINTVVLALLEYKKLYNNLNIPKNYILNVEDNENLKNFKLWKKLQDIKNEKSDKKKKYIYFILKKMEFPVETIFNEEEIQNYEMEDVEITSMSKLSTEENMNYDIDERQEVRKELFSPYIKKTKDKKTENVKDFLALYKFVPQINEQSTLPKHSNKSVRKKGILKYILYDLKKDKNFNFHYNYYYDNIYNNVKDDELDDYFKFCMKFKKSNQNYDLYVKGTSPFGDEESKKEKKFFLYTRKEIEGAHSYDFDK